Below is a genomic region from Brassica rapa cultivar Chiifu-401-42 chromosome A08, CAAS_Brap_v3.01, whole genome shotgun sequence.
TGCATAATAAAACACTCTGAATCTAGGATGAATCACTGTCTGGATGACATGAGAATCTTAGTTTATTTTCGAGACGAGATGTGCAGGATAGTGTTTCTTTAATCTATAAACATTAATCTATGAATGAGAtgatatcatatatataatcaatGGTTTAGTTTGTTTGCTTTGAGTTTTGTTTTTACATCTCCTAATACTAGACTCAAACAAGCTTTGTTGGTAGGGTGGTGAGGACCATCCATATGATGAGGGGCTGCTAATCTCTCTCTGGACTCAAACCCAATTGTAAACAACATTGGTCCAGATAACACCAACAGGTGTGATGCTGCTGCAACCATCGAAGGCTGTTCAGAAGTGTCCAAACCGATTCCTCCGCAAACTGTTCCGCTGGTCAACACGAAGAAACTATAAAGGATCTTGATCACTCCAACTATGGAGACAAGGTCCAGATCTTAAGAAACTATAAAAGATCCTGATCACTCCAACTATGGAGACAATGAAGCTGGCCAAAAGTTTCCCAATTCCATTTCCAGTTCCCAAGTATTTACAATTTACTGAATAAGTCATTGTCTTTCAACTTCTTAATTAATCAGTTCTGGTTTCGTTTGTTCAAGTACAATTGGTACACATGGTAATTTTAGTATTTATGTTGatataaaacttttttgttaaCCAGAACAGATGTAGTTTGTTTAGTATTTGGTTAACAATACGAACCCAAAAATATGGTTAACAAATACTAAAAAGCATATTTGTGGCAGTTAAAATTATATAGCTAcgataaaaaaacaatatattacaATAAACAGatgtagtttttttatatattataattaagcAAGAGATGTAATAATGGAGATTAAAGTATATAGCTGAAAAGTTACAGCAATACACACTAATTCgatatgaaataaaaaagagcatataaaataaattaattactctcttaataaaaaaatactgttTTCTTCAAAGAATCATAACTATGCATGGTATTATACAAATTAGTCAACACCTTTGATTCTCAATATTATAGAGcatatataagtaaataattcataaaaataattgctcaaacataatatataaccaATTTAAAACAAAGTCAACTCAAATATTTGAGGAAGCTTATATCCAAAGCGTAGCGGaaagtttaaatttatatattaacaacaaatatataatatttaaagagCATATACAAGTaaataattcatcaaaataattgttcaaacataatatataaccaatctactaaaacaaaatcaaatcaaatatttaagGAAGCTTACATCCTGAGCGTAgcgaaaaatttaaatttatatattaactcAAATATAGAAGTAATTGAGTATACATTCAGATCAATTActtctataaattttaaaagatatatacatatatatatatatatatatatttgaaaaggaCAAAATGATTTGTACTTTCTGATCAAAAACCAAGCTTACATCTTCTATAATTCATTTGTGATATGATTGATCTGAGAACAAAATGATGTGTACTACCTTACTGCTTCTAATTTGTTCCAAGTCATGAAGGGAACATCTGCACTTTTTTGTGAAATTGCAGGTTTGCTTTGCTCTCCGTGTTAAGACCCAAGATCAATTCAGATGTGTAATTCAGAGAGTTTTATATGGTTCTCTGCGGCAAGATAAAGTacaagaaaattattttgtcagagatatatacatattttacaaTATGGAAATTGTGAATGATGTAGCTGAGATGATATAacagtattatatttttttttaaacacaaattTTATTCATAAATGGAAACATCATAGTAAATTAACCAAATGTGCATTCTAAATACTTAAAGAGGTAAGTGCATAAATTAAATGTTATAAAGTATACAGAGGTGATAGTATAGAAAAGTTAATAgagaattttataatttatttggcTCTGCACACATAATTATCTTTAACAGGTAacttttaataaatcaaattacAAAAGTTCTCATCATGTTTTATTTACaacaaaataatgaaaagtTAATAAGACAACCTATactaatatgaaaatatttttcggaccaatatatttcttttgttttaagaTGAAAATAACAATAATTCCACAAAAAATACGTCAACAGAAAAACAAATTCAATTAAAATATACATCGAACTCAAAACATACAGCACACCATATTATTTAACTACtcttaaaagaaaaatttaaagcATATAGTTTTTAGCCACAATTGAAAAATATCTCAAACAAAAAATACCATtctaaaaataactaataaCCTAATTGTAAAgagtatgatttttttaaaataattcaatagCATAAAAATAATTCTGAAAATAAGAAtgtaatttacaataaaaaatctgcgtgaaacacaaaaaatacgAGAAACtgacaaaatattataaaaatagaataagtcacataattttaaaatacttttaaaaattaattgagaaaatataataaatagaaataaaataattaatttaaaaaaataaatgaaaattgtatttatataataacCTATTACatgtaaacaaaatattattaagtacgcttttttttttagaaaaaagagggttttatattttaattaggttattggagtatttttttttctttttcgtgaatttattcgagatgagattccgatcttttaaactaagataatttatgttctatatataattatatattttttacataacttTAAAATCTaggacttgattcttcatattttatgaggtaattgtgttacataaaatagaaatacttacttcaaactaaaaatataaaaaagaatcaaatttaaaaagtagtatataaaatttaatatacaaaaattcacatacaaataaaaatgataaatctaacaaatttaaatatattatccgcgcgtaacGCGGAGAAATGATCTAGTTGGAGTAACAAGTATATTTATTCCACATTCAGCTGTACTTATAAGTTTTGTACatttagttttgaaatattaagcctaaataaatatcaaatattaagaaataatttgtaagtatttaaaatatatgcaAGTATTCGACTAATTAAATAAAGTACAagtacaataaaaaaatttgaatacttaCAAGAGACAAATCAAGTAACAAGTAcgacaaagaaaaatataagtACTTAATTTGCGGTCATGCCTAACTTGAATAGATGTATAGTGTATTTGTATATGTGACACCTTACACAAGGTAGatactttttttattaacataCGAGTATTCCAAATTTATAGAATGGTCCAAATTAATCTCTAAAATGAGATACAATCCACAGATAGGTCACATATTTGGATATTCAAATGAGGCATACAACATGATTTAAATCTATGTGGCCATACAAGTTTAGTGTCGTCGGATTGTTTTAGAATGAATATATTCATAATTGTAAAATTTCAACGAATCACTGTATGTTAAGAAAAAACTATAATGATTCAACTTTACATTCACATTTTGTAACTTTTTgtgttatatatacatatttgtaTGTAAATGTGGTATACATATCTAATCTTCCCCTTTTCAATTTGTGGAATACtttatgttatataatttatacttTAGTAAATGtggtatatttattattatttttggtcaaGGTGGAATATCTATTTATATAACGAATTTTTAATTTGGTGTACAAATAAAATCTGATATCCTTCTTTTTTCAATACAAGTgatttgaaaaagaaatatttcACAATGTAAATTGTTTTCAAAGCCTAATGCAAAATAATGTAAtagaataatatttaaacaaaaaaagaaaaaaaaagctaaaccaaaaatataatttatcattggtcattttttttacttcattaaatgttaaaaacaaaagataCCTTTCTTAATACTTGTGATTTTAATCAAAATTACCTACACTTTGTAATAGAGAGACTAGGTGAGGGCATTCCGCGTTCGAGTACCCATTCAAGTTTAGTTTGGGTCTATTCAGATTTCAGATTTTTGGGATTAAAAATTTTAGACTCATTCGGGTATTTACAAATTTCATATTTGATTCGTTTCAGATCTTTGCGGGTTCACTTCAGGTTCGGAtaaccatttaaattattttaaaacctaaaaataaaataatatttttctgataaatttgaataatatatgcaaaaaattacctaaaattaacatataattgGTTTGTCTTGAATATTTAGATTGAGAAtcattagatattttaagtatttttggtattttacgTATTATTTAGCTATTTTAGCCATTTACTTTAGactatttatatatacttttaagtATTTGGACAATTTCAAAATATCATACATACtttagatattttatatatattaaatctaaaaataattaacatatttaagtatatatttcTATTTCATATACATTTAGTTACCAAAATTCTTCGGATCAGGTCGGATTCGGATCCGGTtctttagataccaaaattttgaattcatTAGGATATTTAACCAATTTCAGTTTGGATTCATTATTActggattcggttcggttctttggattcaaatttttttttttttgcccagCTCTAAAAAAgactaacttttttttgtatacTATTCATTGGTATTTATTTGGtgcaataaataaatattttttgagtaAAACTTAATTGTACTCAAATAATGCAAACTTGATTACTACAGACACCGAGTCAATTGTCAAATTTTATATACCATTAATGCAAGATTCTATTAGCAAATTAAGAAATATATTTACAAGatcataattaattatttaggaCAATTAAGGAAATATAATAAATGGATAGAATAGAGCATATAATAGAAGACATATATGCTTTTGTCAAATATTTTCAGTctagtttttgatttttctaAACTCTATCTACATCTTTAACACATCTACAGAATTGATAAATGCATGGTGgcttatgcaaaaaaaaaaacttattgtaTTCTCTAGTACAAAAAAAGTTATCCCGTGTTTTGGAAGTACGAATAAAAAGCTAGTATAAATGCAAGATTCTATTAgtaaattaagatatatatttacaagatgataataattatttataaaaaattaaggaAATATTACAAATGGATTTTGACAAAATTTGCTTTTCAACACCCCTCACTTGGTAAGTAATAGTTGAAGATAAGCTTTCGTTTACAGTTTTGGTTTTGATATGATACAATTCTGGTTTAACCGAAATCAAAATCGGTACAGGTCCGGTTTAATCAAAATCAACTAGTTGATTTAAATACCATAATCAACGGTGAGAGTGTCGGTGGCTGTGTTACGGGTCTGTAGATAGAGAGAGCGTAAGGCAAAGACTTAAACACTcacttatataaaaaacaaaatatcttttAGACAAAATCATCAAAAGGGACTCAGATTCGTGAAATCTtgtctcttttttctttcttttgtccTTTTAAACCAGTCCCTAATCTCTCCTCAATTGAAGGGAGagtgtaagaagaagaagaagaagaacacaaTGGGTGTGGATTTGAGACAAGTGGTGGCTGGAATCCTCACCATTACCATGTTCGTAATGCTCGGACAAATGCTTCATAGAGATTACTTTGATGCTAATCAGGTACTTAACCCAAATGTGTCTGTTAATGTCAGATCTGGTTTATACAAGTCTTAGGGTTGATTAGAGTTTTATTCATTCTGGGTCGAGTTTGGATGTTGCGTTGTTGTTAAAGACTCAAACTTTGGAGAGAATGATTCTGAAAGTTTCAACCTTTAGCTAAAAACTCCAAATGCTTGTCTTTGTGTGTTTGTGCTTTTTGCAGGTTCAAGGAGATGCACATGATATTGAGTTCCATGGATCAAAAGTATCTCTGGAAGATGGACTTGTTAGATCAAGTGAAGGGACTAAAGGGCCTTGGATGGAGGATAGCAATGATCTTAAATCTTGTTGGTCAATATCTGAATCTGGTATTAGaccatttatgtttttttttatttttaaatcttctgtgtgttttttttatatctgATTTGCTTCAATGTTTTGTTGTAGATGAAGCGGTATCTTCAAAGGGTTATGTTACATTCTCCTTAACGAATGGTCCTGAGTACCATGTCTCTCAGGTAATCCTTTAAAAGTTTTTTGCCTTTTCTTTGTTTCTATGTTGTTTTAACTTTTTCATCATCTTTCTTTAGATAACTGATGCTGTGATGGTGGCTAAGCATCTTGGAGCAACGCTTGTGCTCCCTGACATAAGAGGAAGCAAACCTGGTGATGAAATGTTAGTTAGTTTCTGTATTTTTCATTAAACATTATGGTTTGTTTGTTTCTCTTAGTGGTTGATGAATGTTATACAGGAACTTTGAAGACATCTATGATGTAGATAAACTCGTCAAAAGCCTCGAAAGCGTAATCAAAGTTGTGAAAAAGCTGCCAAGCCACGTTTCTCTAAGAGACATCGCCATTGTCAAGGTCCCCACCAGAGTTGCAGAAGACTACATCAAGGAGCACATCAGCCCCATCTTCAAATCAAAAGGAAACATCAGAGTCACAACCTACTTCCCTTCAGTGAACTTGAGGAAGTCTTCTCTGGATGGTGGTGAGACAGACCCTGTCTCTTGTCTGGCGATGTTTGGCTCCTTGGAGCTGCAGCCTGGAGTTAATGAACTGGTGGAGGCCATGATCCAGAGGCTCAAGAAGAAATCTAATGGTCGGTTCATAGCCATAGACTTGAGGGTTGAGATACTTGAGAAGAAGAACTGCCGTGAGACAGGTGCAGGGGGATCCAAAACATGTTACAACGCGCAAGAGATTGCAGTGTTCTTGAGGAAGCTTGGGTTTGATGGTGACACGACTATATACCTGACTCAGCCTAGGTGGGAGAGCAGCCTCAACATTCTCAAGGACATCTTCCCTAAAACGTTTACTAAGGTGTGTGTGTGAGATGAGATCATTCATTCTTTTAGTCTCTGAAGTGaatcttgattttcttttttatatatatgatggcAGGAGGCGATAATGCCGGCAGAGAAGAAGTCTAAGTACCTTGAGTTAGAGAACTCAGAGTATGAAAATGTTATTGACTTCTACATAAGTTCGAGGAGTGATGTGTTTGTGCCAGCCATTCCTGGTCTGTTTTATGCCAATACTGTTGGGAAAAGGATAGCTTTAGGGAAGCCTCAAGTTCTTGTTCCGGCAGAGATCTCAGGGACGTCTGGTCTTTCTACTGATTACATCTCTCCTTATATCTCGAAGAAGAATCATTTGGCGTATTCATGCTTTTGCTGAACTTTTGTGGTGTAATTTATTATGAGGGAATTGTTTTGCCAACCAAATCTATAAAAGGGTCTTTTCTCACTAAGTGTAAGGCAGTTAGTTCCATACCAATTTGATTTTTAGTGAAAACTGTTGTTGAGTTACAGAGCTTATAGCTTTTGCATCCCATTCATTTTATCACCATTGTCTAGTGGTGAAAGCTGTAGTCAGGAGGAACATAGATATGGCGAGACGTTGTTCGATTTCAAACATGTCTGAACGTTAAAAACTCTAAGTTGACATTCTTGGAACATATAATATTGTGTTGTATCCAAAGCTACCTGTTGTTGGTCCCTCATAACTCCATGTCTTGCGGCCAAGATAATGCACTCAGACCTTGACAAGCAACTTTTACAGGTTATAGAGATTGGTCTATGGAAACGTGTGCTTCGATGTCAACGTGCTGGATTCCAGGGACAAGCTCTTGGATCTTTTTCTCTAACCGGTCTATTTTTTCACTTCCTGAATCCGTTACAGCTTCCTCAGCACTTGGGCAAAGCAGCAACACACAGATGGTCTTAAAGAATGATGAATCTGTTTATTCATTCATCTTCAATTTCCAGGGAATTCACACTAGGTACGATCAGTTCATTACGTTTACAGGAAAGCTTCTGAGCCTAGATGATTCAGAAGATGTTAATATATCTGAAATCTTCCACTGTGAAGGTTTATTGTGATGTGCGACCCAAGACAATAGACTGGTGGTTTGGAACCCTTGTACTGGTCAAACCAGGTGGATCCAACCAAGGCTACATTGTAACGGTTACACCATGTACTATAAGTATTTTCTAGGATATGGAAACAAGAAGAACAAATCATGTGATAGCTTCAAAATGTTAAGGTTTGATGATTCTGAAGTGGGTCGTGTTTTATCCCACAGGGTTCTATTTGTTGTCAGAGAAGAGAAACTTTCCTTGTTACTTGAGAAATCTGTTCATTATAAACCATTAGAGATGAAGATATGGGTGACCAATACCAAGGCTGATGATGAGGCCAAAGACTTGTCGTGGAGCGTGTTCTTAGTAGTGGATTTCACTTAAGTTACACAAGGTATGACGAGGGTAATGAGTTTCTTGGTGGACGAGGAGAATAAAAGGGTCATGTGTTGGAAAAAAGGTTTTGGTGACCTTACTACTTTCATTATTGTGGTAAAGTTCAGACCCGTCCTGGTAGTTAACATGGTTCACTTCACATTGGGACAACGCTTACACTATTTTGGTGAGCtcttaaataaagttagttgtCTTTTAACAGACTGCAAAATTACATCAGGCTATCATAGTATAGTTATTAGTACCAATAAAACAACAGTTTTACTAAGAAGCATTTTAGAATCAGAAAAAGAGATAACCAAACATCGCAGAGCATTATAACCTATATTATTACATTGTCACTGATCAAATCCGGTTAAACCTAAACCGAATCAGATTCTCTTAAAGGAAATGATAAAGCTACATAGCACACGAGAGATAATCAAGCCTCTGTTTGAGATCTTTCTCTTGCGTGTAATGGCAAAGAGCCAAAGTGTTTTCCTCACTGTGAGTTGCTTATGTCATTGGCTACTGTTCCCATCATTTGATCAGCCTCAAGATTTGCCTCCTCCTGCATGTTGCTTACTTCATTATTTACTTGAAGATTTTGGGATGTTTGAGGAGCTCCTCTGGATAAGTCTCTAAGAGCACCCTAAACATTATAAGTCTTGTCATTACACAGAAACATCAATGAATCAAAAGAGCTATAAAATGAGTAAGACAGAGAGAGAGTTGATCAGTTAAGCATCAAGTGTTAGCTTGCCTTGTTTGCCCACATAAGTCCACATGCGTTGCAAAGTGTTCTTGGCCCTTCAGGTCCACGCCTCATCATTGGAGTTGACTTCTCCCCGATTCCACAGTGCCGACATCTTTACAGgttccaaaaaaagaaaagtcagATATGCAAAGAAACAAATACTGGTTCATCACAACCTCTCTACACTAAGTGAGTTAGTTCAGGTTAAGTCTTAAGTTAAAAGCATTGATCAACTTACGAGATTTCTTGATTCTGAGCCTCGCTACCTTCTATAGCCCACGTTTGACTGGACTCCCAGCTAGATCCATCAGCTGCAGCTTCCCCATTGTTGGACTTGGCAGATGTGAACTGACCTTTATTGCGCTGCATCCTGCATATACCGAAAGCAATCAAGGTGCAAATTCTACAAATGTATAGGTGGACCAAGTTGTTGAATGTACCTCAAAGCTACCTCCTTGCGAACTGTATACCGAATCTTCTTATCAAAGTTCCTCTCTTTTCGTTTCTCTCGGAATCTAACCAAAGAAGCTAACCTCTGTGGCATACTACACCTTTGCGGAGTTCCAGGTAGACCCTGTCCCATTGATTAAT
It encodes:
- the LOC103832836 gene encoding GATA transcription factor 28 isoform X2, whose amino-acid sequence is MDDGELHGSNGRMHIGETQDPLHHVHYGHHALQHIHNGSGMVDDHADTGGGGGMSDGVDTDVPSHPGIITDNRGEVVDRGSEQGDQLTLSFQGQVYVFDSVLPEKVQAVLLLLGGREVPQAPPAGLGASHQNNRGLPGTPQRCSMPQRLASLVRFREKRKERNFDKKIRYTVRKEVALRMQRNKGQFTSAKSNNGEAAADGSSWESSQTWAIEGSEAQNQEISCRHCGIGEKSTPMMRRGPEGPRTLCNACGLMWANKGALRDLSRGAPQTSQNLQVNNEVSNMQEEANLEADQMMGTVANDISNSQ
- the LOC103832836 gene encoding GATA transcription factor 28 isoform X1 — protein: MDDGELHGSNGRMHIGETQDPLHHVHYGHHALQHIHNGSGMVDDHADTGGGGGMSDGVDTDVPSHPGIITDNRGEVVDRGSEQGDQLTLSFQGQVYVFDSVLPEKVQAVLLLLGGREVPQAPPAGLGASHQNNRVLGLPGTPQRCSMPQRLASLVRFREKRKERNFDKKIRYTVRKEVALRMQRNKGQFTSAKSNNGEAAADGSSWESSQTWAIEGSEAQNQEISCRHCGIGEKSTPMMRRGPEGPRTLCNACGLMWANKGALRDLSRGAPQTSQNLQVNNEVSNMQEEANLEADQMMGTVANDISNSQ
- the LOC103832835 gene encoding protein MANNAN SYNTHESIS-RELATED 2-like, whose translation is MGVDLRQVVAGILTITMFVMLGQMLHRDYFDANQVQGDAHDIEFHGSKVSLEDGLVRSSEGTKGPWMEDSNDLKSCWSISESDEAVSSKGYVTFSLTNGPEYHVSQITDAVMVAKHLGATLVLPDIRGSKPGDEMNFEDIYDVDKLVKSLESVIKVVKKLPSHVSLRDIAIVKVPTRVAEDYIKEHISPIFKSKGNIRVTTYFPSVNLRKSSLDGGETDPVSCLAMFGSLELQPGVNELVEAMIQRLKKKSNGRFIAIDLRVEILEKKNCRETGAGGSKTCYNAQEIAVFLRKLGFDGDTTIYLTQPRWESSLNILKDIFPKTFTKEAIMPAEKKSKYLELENSEYENVIDFYISSRSDVFVPAIPGLFYANTVGKRIALGKPQVLVPAEISGTSGLSTDYISPYISKKNHLAYSCFC